Proteins found in one Nocardia brasiliensis ATCC 700358 genomic segment:
- a CDS encoding carbohydrate kinase family protein, which translates to MSIAVSASIATDHLMRFPGRFADALLADQLDHVSLSFLVDDLQIRRGGVAGNIVYAMGLLNRKPLLVGAVGADFAEYRQWLESHGVDCSGVLISEKAHTARFVCTTDDDMAQIASFYPGAMSEARDISIGDLAQKHALDLVLVGANDPEAMLKHTAECRALGIPFAADPSQQLARLDGDQAVQLIDGAAYLFTNKYEWALLLQKTGLTEAEIAQKVGVRVTTLSEHGVQIVDRDGTELTVGVVPETTKVEPTGVGDAFRAGFLTGHTAGLSLERSAQLGSLIAVLVLETMGTQEWTLNKETALDRLAEAYGADAAAEIKPLL; encoded by the coding sequence GTGTCCATCGCCGTTTCCGCGTCCATTGCCACCGACCACCTCATGCGTTTTCCGGGACGGTTCGCCGACGCACTGCTGGCCGATCAGCTCGACCACGTCTCGCTGAGCTTCCTCGTCGACGATCTGCAGATCCGCCGCGGTGGTGTCGCGGGCAACATCGTCTACGCGATGGGCCTGCTCAACCGTAAGCCGCTGCTCGTCGGTGCCGTGGGCGCCGACTTCGCCGAATACCGGCAGTGGCTGGAATCGCACGGTGTCGACTGCTCCGGCGTGCTGATCTCGGAGAAGGCGCACACCGCGCGGTTCGTGTGCACCACCGACGACGATATGGCCCAGATCGCGTCGTTCTACCCGGGTGCGATGAGCGAGGCCCGCGACATCTCGATCGGCGATCTCGCGCAGAAGCACGCGCTGGATCTGGTGCTGGTCGGCGCCAACGACCCCGAGGCGATGTTGAAGCACACCGCCGAATGCCGCGCGCTCGGCATCCCGTTCGCCGCGGACCCGTCCCAGCAGCTGGCCCGCCTCGACGGCGACCAGGCCGTGCAGCTGATCGACGGCGCCGCATACCTTTTCACGAACAAGTACGAGTGGGCGCTGCTGCTGCAGAAGACCGGGCTCACCGAGGCCGAAATCGCGCAGAAGGTCGGCGTCCGGGTGACCACGCTCAGCGAGCACGGCGTGCAGATCGTCGATCGGGACGGTACCGAGCTCACCGTCGGCGTGGTCCCGGAAACCACCAAGGTCGAGCCGACCGGCGTCGGTGACGCGTTCCGCGCCGGCTTCCTCACCGGCCACACCGCGGGCCTCAGCCTGGAACGTTCCGCTCAGCTCGGTTCCCTGATCGCCGTGCTCGTCCTGGAGACCATGGGCACCCAGGAGTGGACCCTGAACAAGGAAACCGCCCTGGACCGCCTCGCCGAGGCCTACGGCGCCGACGCCGCCGCGGAAATCAAGCCCCTGCTCTGA
- the asnB gene encoding asparagine synthase (glutamine-hydrolyzing), translated as MCGLLGFLTSDEAAPGVVEQVYDALHCVRHRGPDERGTWHDDHMIFGFNRLSIIDIEHSHQPLRWGPPENRERYALTFNGEIYNYIELRKELAEAHGAEYAGDSIFRTEGDGEAVVAAFHYWGPEAVRKLRGMFAFAIWDTETNALFLARDPFGIKPLFLATGPGGTAFGSEKKSLLELLAPLQLTDALDPRALEHYTVLQYVPEAETLHKDIRRLESGSYATVRPGATPEITRYFHPQFTVRPFAEGAAAARYREIAEALEDSVAKHMRADVTVGSFLSGGIDSTAVAALAMRHNPKLITFTTGFEREGYSEVDVAAESAEAIGARHIVKVVSPSEFAAAIPEIVWYLDDPVADPALVPLYFVAKEARKHVKVVLSGEGADELFGGYTIYREPLSLKPFEYLPGALRRLAGKLSDRIPDGTRGKSLLHRGSLTLEQRYYGNARSFNDAQLRSVLREFRPEWTHQDVTAPIYAQSRGWDPVARMQHLDLFTWLRGDILVKADKMTMANSLELRVPFLDSEVLRVAEGLPFEQKITKETTKYALRQALEGIVPPHVLHRAKLGFPVPLRHWLRGTELYDWAQQQILESQTDHLLNKAAISDMLVAHRAGGVDHSRRLWTLLVFMVWHGIFVEDRIKPDIQEPVYPVSL; from the coding sequence GTGTGTGGACTGCTCGGGTTTCTGACATCTGACGAAGCAGCACCTGGCGTGGTCGAGCAGGTGTACGACGCCCTGCACTGCGTCCGGCATCGCGGCCCCGACGAGCGCGGCACCTGGCACGACGACCACATGATCTTCGGGTTCAACCGCCTGTCGATCATCGATATCGAGCACTCGCACCAGCCGCTGCGCTGGGGCCCGCCGGAGAACCGGGAGCGCTACGCGCTGACCTTCAACGGCGAGATCTACAACTACATCGAGCTGCGCAAGGAACTGGCCGAGGCGCACGGCGCGGAGTACGCCGGGGATTCGATCTTCCGCACCGAGGGCGACGGTGAGGCCGTCGTCGCGGCGTTCCACTACTGGGGTCCTGAGGCGGTGCGCAAGCTGCGCGGCATGTTCGCGTTCGCGATCTGGGACACCGAGACCAACGCGCTGTTCCTGGCCCGCGACCCGTTCGGCATCAAGCCCTTGTTCCTGGCCACCGGCCCCGGCGGGACCGCGTTCGGCAGCGAGAAGAAGAGCCTGCTCGAGCTGCTGGCCCCGCTGCAGCTGACCGACGCGCTCGACCCGCGCGCGCTGGAGCACTACACAGTGCTGCAATACGTGCCCGAAGCCGAGACCCTGCACAAGGACATCCGGCGGCTCGAATCCGGCAGTTACGCGACGGTGCGGCCGGGCGCGACGCCGGAGATCACCCGGTATTTCCACCCGCAATTCACTGTGCGTCCGTTCGCCGAAGGTGCGGCGGCCGCGCGCTACCGCGAGATCGCCGAGGCGCTCGAGGACTCGGTCGCCAAGCACATGCGCGCCGACGTCACCGTCGGTTCCTTCCTCTCCGGCGGCATCGACTCCACCGCCGTCGCGGCGCTGGCCATGCGACACAACCCGAAGCTGATCACCTTCACCACCGGGTTCGAGCGCGAAGGCTACTCCGAGGTCGATGTGGCCGCGGAGAGCGCCGAGGCGATCGGCGCCAGGCACATCGTGAAGGTGGTGTCCCCCAGCGAATTCGCCGCCGCCATCCCCGAAATCGTCTGGTATCTCGACGATCCGGTGGCCGACCCGGCGCTGGTGCCGCTGTACTTCGTGGCCAAGGAGGCGCGTAAGCACGTCAAGGTCGTGCTTTCCGGTGAGGGCGCCGACGAACTGTTCGGCGGGTACACGATCTACCGGGAGCCGTTGTCGCTCAAGCCGTTCGAGTACCTGCCCGGCGCGCTGCGCAGGTTGGCGGGCAAGCTGTCCGACCGCATCCCGGACGGCACCAGGGGCAAAAGCCTGCTGCACCGCGGTTCGCTCACTCTCGAACAGCGCTACTACGGCAACGCGCGCAGCTTCAACGACGCCCAATTGCGTTCCGTGCTGCGCGAATTCCGGCCCGAATGGACGCATCAGGACGTCACCGCACCGATCTACGCGCAGTCGCGCGGCTGGGATCCGGTGGCGCGCATGCAACACCTGGATCTGTTCACCTGGTTGCGCGGCGACATCCTGGTCAAGGCCGACAAGATGACCATGGCCAACTCGCTCGAATTGCGGGTGCCGTTCCTGGATTCCGAGGTGCTGCGGGTCGCCGAAGGGCTGCCGTTCGAGCAGAAGATCACCAAGGAAACCACGAAATACGCGCTGCGCCAGGCACTCGAGGGCATCGTCCCGCCCCATGTACTGCACCGCGCCAAGCTCGGTTTCCCGGTGCCGCTGCGGCACTGGCTGCGCGGCACCGAACTCTACGACTGGGCCCAGCAGCAGATCCTCGAATCACAGACCGACCACCTGCTGAACAAAGCCGCGATCAGCGACATGCTCGTCGCGCACCGCGCCGGCGGCGTCGACCACAGCCGCCGCCTCTGGACCCTGCTCGTCTTCATGGTCTGGCACGGCATCTTCGTCGAAGACCGCATCAAGCCCGATATCCAAGAGCCGGTCTACCCGGTCTCCCTGTAG
- a CDS encoding cytochrome c oxidase subunit II — MAHKASEEIGARPSRGRILRRAGLAVSLGITALLVSGCSIDNVWLRFGWPSGVTPQATRMRELWTWSIIAALVMGVIVWGLTFWTVVFHRKKPDSPEFPRQTGYNVPLELTYTAVPFVIIAVLFYFTVVVQNYVHEKVADPDVTVDVTAFQWNWKFGYRDVNFKDGYRFEGIDTTREAANQEQLEEYKERTKDGHPQPGPVHGKPENDILSYLHYDKVETYGSSSEIPVLVLPTNKIIEFQLAAADVVHAFWVPEFLFKRDVMPNPKENHSDNVFQITKIEKEGAFVGRCAEMCGTFHSMMNFEVRAVSPEKFTKYLDARRAGKTNAEALESIGESPVATSTRPFNTERTTKTAAEAK, encoded by the coding sequence GTGGCGCACAAGGCGAGCGAAGAGATCGGGGCACGACCCTCGCGGGGCCGGATCCTTCGGCGGGCCGGGCTGGCGGTGTCCCTCGGGATCACCGCGCTGCTCGTCTCGGGCTGCTCGATCGACAATGTTTGGCTGCGGTTCGGCTGGCCCTCGGGTGTCACGCCGCAGGCCACCCGGATGCGGGAACTGTGGACCTGGTCGATCATCGCCGCCCTGGTGATGGGTGTGATCGTGTGGGGACTGACGTTCTGGACCGTCGTCTTCCACCGCAAGAAGCCCGACTCCCCGGAGTTCCCGCGGCAGACCGGTTACAACGTGCCACTGGAGCTGACCTACACGGCCGTGCCGTTCGTCATCATCGCGGTGCTGTTCTACTTCACCGTGGTCGTGCAGAACTACGTGCACGAGAAGGTCGCCGACCCGGACGTCACCGTCGACGTGACCGCGTTCCAGTGGAACTGGAAGTTCGGCTACCGCGACGTGAACTTCAAGGACGGCTACCGCTTCGAGGGCATCGACACCACGCGTGAGGCCGCGAACCAGGAGCAGCTCGAGGAGTACAAGGAGCGGACCAAGGACGGTCACCCGCAGCCGGGCCCGGTACACGGCAAGCCGGAGAACGACATCCTGTCCTACCTGCACTACGACAAGGTCGAGACCTACGGCTCCAGCTCCGAGATCCCGGTGCTCGTACTGCCGACCAACAAGATCATCGAGTTCCAGCTGGCCGCCGCCGACGTGGTGCACGCCTTCTGGGTGCCCGAGTTCCTGTTCAAGCGTGACGTGATGCCGAACCCGAAGGAAAACCACTCGGACAACGTCTTCCAGATCACCAAGATCGAGAAGGAAGGCGCGTTCGTCGGCCGCTGCGCCGAGATGTGCGGCACCTTCCACTCGATGATGAACTTCGAGGTCCGCGCGGTCTCGCCGGAGAAGTTCACCAAGTACCTGGATGCGCGCCGGGCGGGCAAGACCAACGCCGAAGCGTTGGAGTCCATCGGTGAGTCGCCGGTCGCCACGTCGACCCGGCCGTTCAACACCGAGCGCACGACCAAGACCGCGGCCGAGGCAAAGTAA
- a CDS encoding cytochrome c oxidase subunit 4, with protein MKIEARIFELLTLFFAITAVIYGYFTGQSRTGVEWAGTTAIVLTAGLSLIIGTYFRFVARRLDLRPEDYEDAEIVDGAGDLGFFSPGSFWPILLAGAGSITALGLAFFQFWLIGLGVVCVLAAAAGLVFEYYLGPEKH; from the coding sequence ATGAAGATCGAAGCGCGCATATTCGAGTTGCTGACGCTGTTCTTCGCGATCACCGCGGTGATCTACGGCTACTTCACCGGCCAGTCCCGTACCGGTGTGGAGTGGGCGGGCACCACCGCGATCGTGCTGACCGCGGGCCTGTCGCTGATCATCGGCACCTACTTCCGTTTCGTCGCGCGTCGCCTCGACCTGCGGCCGGAAGACTACGAGGACGCCGAGATCGTGGACGGCGCAGGCGATCTGGGCTTCTTCTCGCCCGGTAGCTTCTGGCCCATCCTGCTCGCCGGCGCGGGCTCCATCACCGCCCTCGGCCTGGCCTTCTTCCAGTTCTGGCTGATCGGCCTCGGCGTGGTCTGCGTCCTCGCCGCCGCCGCGGGTCTGGTGTTCGAGTACTACCTGGGCCCCGAAAAGCACTGA
- a CDS encoding SDR family NAD(P)-dependent oxidoreductase gives MPEFRTAPVRFIDRKRAHPPESLAGRRVLVTDACSDIGRATAQLLAAQGAQLLLVARRGDQLIAACEEIRGDGGEAHWCRCDIAALGDVDQLVTWVLSEFGTVDVLINNAGRPVRRPVTQSLHRFRDYQQMMAANYFGPLRLTLGLLPAMLRSGSGHVLNVGPWSPHIGAAPNFASYASAQAAWTTFGDCADAELSPQGIQVTTVHYTPGQLDEPEQAAQRIETAIHTRAPRVEPRFTRTLYALAGVAPRSTARLMHAFGI, from the coding sequence ATGCCCGAATTCCGTACTGCCCCGGTCCGATTCATAGATCGCAAGCGTGCCCATCCGCCGGAATCGCTGGCGGGACGCCGGGTTCTGGTCACCGACGCGTGTTCCGATATCGGCCGCGCCACCGCGCAACTACTGGCCGCCCAAGGGGCGCAGCTACTTCTGGTGGCTCGGCGCGGCGACCAGTTGATCGCCGCCTGCGAGGAGATCCGCGGCGACGGCGGGGAGGCGCACTGGTGCCGCTGCGATATCGCGGCGCTCGGCGACGTCGACCAGCTGGTCACCTGGGTGCTCAGCGAATTCGGCACCGTCGACGTGCTGATCAACAACGCGGGACGGCCCGTACGCCGCCCGGTCACCCAGTCGCTGCACCGTTTCCGCGACTATCAGCAGATGATGGCCGCGAACTATTTCGGCCCGCTCCGCCTCACCTTGGGTCTGCTCCCGGCGATGCTGCGCTCCGGCTCCGGACATGTCCTCAACGTCGGACCGTGGAGCCCGCATATCGGCGCCGCACCGAATTTCGCGTCCTACGCCAGTGCCCAGGCCGCCTGGACCACCTTCGGCGACTGCGCCGACGCCGAACTGTCCCCGCAAGGCATCCAAGTCACCACCGTCCATTACACGCCCGGCCAACTCGATGAACCGGAGCAAGCAGCCCAACGCATCGAAACCGCCATCCACACCCGAGCCCCCCGCGTGGAACCCCGCTTCACCCGCACCCTCTACGCCCTCGCCGGCGTCGCCCCCCGCTCCACCGCCCGCCTGATGCACGCCTTCGGCATCTGA
- a CDS encoding FAD-binding oxidoreductase, whose protein sequence is MSTPQFVSAEEYLPRDTADVVRTVRDSRGRAERLTVRGGEQLDDGLTLPAQPTVVSLRRMNQVLDINLGRRTVRVQAGAKLSDIDRRLGAHGLGLPIVGDHRDITAGGFASVGGVSAASHKYGMFIDQVVDLEYVDNDGRIGTCGRTHHTERFHRILGAGGRAGIITALTLDVIDIDKDRTWLTTNADRFLDFDSFVEHAYAEITRPGNAALQVGRWVDTAPLKVTRPGGVGQLQLGTVRFGQWSTLHPTTPTRSVRARREVGSRARKSLGVIASAASGPAGMPLRNAAAGAVLFAPKVQTLRDAEYLADTALSSSERGPAYRVGVFAPLSSYTSVFYRLHDLFAGHRERTGCFTVISAMTYGVRSRYLRSEAATRGLSPEDHGLITFTSRLRPAALPSELLRDIVSGIDEICRSENALRYESPE, encoded by the coding sequence ATGAGCACGCCGCAGTTTGTCTCCGCCGAGGAGTATCTACCCCGCGATACCGCGGATGTCGTTCGCACGGTTCGGGATTCACGCGGCCGCGCGGAACGGCTGACCGTGCGCGGCGGGGAGCAACTGGACGACGGACTGACACTGCCCGCGCAGCCGACCGTGGTGTCGCTGCGCCGGATGAACCAGGTGCTGGACATCAACCTCGGCCGGCGGACGGTGCGCGTGCAGGCGGGCGCCAAGCTGTCCGATATCGATCGGCGGCTCGGCGCGCACGGGCTCGGCCTGCCGATCGTCGGCGACCACCGCGACATCACCGCCGGCGGTTTCGCCTCCGTCGGCGGGGTGAGCGCGGCCTCGCACAAGTACGGCATGTTCATCGACCAGGTCGTCGATCTGGAGTACGTCGACAACGACGGGCGGATCGGCACCTGCGGGCGCACCCACCACACCGAGCGGTTCCATCGCATCCTCGGTGCGGGCGGGCGCGCGGGCATCATCACCGCGCTCACCCTCGACGTGATCGACATCGACAAGGACCGCACCTGGCTCACCACCAACGCGGACCGGTTCCTCGACTTCGACTCCTTCGTGGAACACGCCTACGCCGAGATCACCCGGCCCGGCAACGCTGCGTTGCAGGTGGGACGCTGGGTCGACACCGCGCCGCTGAAGGTGACCCGCCCGGGTGGCGTCGGCCAGTTGCAACTGGGCACGGTGCGATTCGGGCAGTGGTCCACCCTGCATCCCACCACGCCGACCCGTTCGGTGCGGGCGCGGCGCGAGGTCGGTTCGCGGGCCCGAAAGTCCTTGGGCGTCATCGCCTCCGCCGCGAGCGGTCCCGCGGGCATGCCGCTGCGCAACGCGGCCGCGGGCGCGGTGCTCTTCGCGCCGAAGGTGCAGACCCTGCGCGACGCCGAATATCTCGCCGATACGGCGCTCAGTTCGTCCGAGCGTGGTCCCGCCTACCGGGTAGGTGTTTTCGCGCCGCTGTCGAGCTACACGTCGGTGTTCTACCGCCTGCACGATCTGTTCGCCGGACACCGCGAGCGCACCGGCTGCTTCACCGTCATCTCCGCGATGACCTACGGCGTCCGCTCCCGCTACCTGCGCTCCGAAGCCGCCACCCGCGGCCTCTCCCCCGAAGACCACGGCCTCATCACCTTCACCAGCCGCCTACGCCCCGCCGCCCTCCCCTCAGAACTCCTCCGCGACATCGTCTCCGGCATAGACGAAATCTGCCGCTCCGAAAACGCCCTGCGCTACGAGTCCCCGGAGTAG
- a CDS encoding alkaline phosphatase D family protein has translation MTGSTFGFSRRTLLRTSALGLVAAPALAACAANDGPGLVRQRPVLTHGVAVGDPRTDGALIWARSDQPAKLIVETASTESFTNAKRFAGPLLTPDSDGTGRVRVNGLPAGQQVHYRVTLENESGAVSEPVTGVFRTVPTGESDIRLQWSGDVVGQGYGINPDLGGMKIFSAMAARDPHLFIHSGDSIYADNPVKESVTLPDGRIWRNTVSEAKSAPAQTLQQFRGNYAYNLTDQNYLRFNSSVAQVVQWDDHETVNNWYPGGLVPAAKNYNERSMDTLATRAWQAFHEWMPLEPKEAVDGRLYRKISYGPLLDVFVLDMRTYKDTNDANNGPEGRIFGAAQTKWLIEGLRDSKAVWKIVANDLPLGLVVKDGEQPNTTAFEGPANGDPGAPSGRETEIAQVLSAMKANKVTDVVWLTADVHYTAAHHYAPERAAFTDFDEFWEFVSGPLNAGAFGPNPLDGTFGPEAVFVHAPPVQNSSPLDEYQHFGEVLIDGKSRELTVNLCDATGSVLFSKQLAPTAG, from the coding sequence ATGACTGGTTCGACCTTCGGTTTCTCCCGGCGCACCCTGTTGCGCACCTCCGCGCTCGGTCTGGTGGCCGCTCCGGCATTGGCCGCGTGCGCCGCCAATGACGGGCCCGGCCTGGTGCGGCAGCGGCCGGTGCTGACCCACGGGGTCGCGGTGGGTGACCCGCGCACCGACGGCGCGCTGATCTGGGCCCGCTCCGACCAGCCCGCGAAGCTGATCGTGGAGACCGCGTCCACCGAATCGTTCACCAACGCAAAGAGGTTCGCCGGTCCCCTGCTCACCCCGGACAGTGACGGCACCGGCCGGGTGCGCGTCAACGGTTTGCCCGCCGGCCAGCAGGTGCACTACCGGGTGACGTTGGAGAACGAGAGCGGCGCCGTCTCCGAACCCGTCACCGGCGTGTTCCGCACGGTGCCGACCGGCGAGTCGGATATCCGGTTGCAGTGGTCCGGTGACGTGGTCGGCCAGGGGTACGGCATCAACCCGGATCTCGGCGGCATGAAGATCTTCTCCGCGATGGCCGCCCGCGACCCGCACCTGTTCATCCACTCCGGCGATTCCATCTACGCGGACAATCCGGTCAAAGAGTCGGTCACGTTGCCCGACGGGCGAATCTGGCGCAACACGGTGTCCGAGGCGAAGAGCGCCCCCGCCCAGACGTTGCAGCAGTTCCGTGGCAACTACGCCTACAACCTGACCGACCAGAACTACCTGCGCTTCAACTCCTCGGTCGCGCAGGTGGTGCAGTGGGACGACCACGAGACCGTCAACAACTGGTATCCGGGCGGCCTCGTCCCGGCGGCCAAGAACTACAACGAGCGCAGCATGGACACCTTGGCGACCCGGGCCTGGCAGGCGTTCCACGAGTGGATGCCGTTGGAGCCCAAGGAAGCCGTGGACGGCCGCCTCTACCGCAAGATCTCCTACGGTCCGCTGCTGGACGTCTTCGTGCTCGACATGCGCACCTACAAGGACACCAACGACGCGAACAACGGCCCCGAGGGCCGCATCTTCGGTGCGGCTCAGACGAAGTGGTTGATCGAGGGTCTGCGCGACTCGAAGGCGGTATGGAAGATCGTGGCGAACGATCTCCCGCTCGGCCTCGTCGTCAAGGACGGTGAACAACCGAATACCACCGCGTTCGAGGGGCCCGCCAACGGCGATCCAGGCGCCCCGTCGGGCCGCGAAACCGAGATCGCCCAGGTGCTCTCGGCGATGAAGGCGAACAAGGTGACCGACGTGGTGTGGCTGACCGCCGACGTGCACTACACCGCCGCACACCACTACGCCCCTGAGCGCGCGGCGTTCACCGACTTCGACGAGTTCTGGGAGTTCGTCTCCGGACCGCTCAACGCCGGCGCGTTCGGCCCGAACCCGCTGGACGGAACTTTCGGGCCGGAAGCCGTTTTCGTGCACGCGCCGCCGGTGCAGAACAGTTCCCCGCTCGATGAGTACCAACATTTCGGCGAGGTCCTGATCGACGGCAAGTCAAGGGAGCTGACGGTCAATTTGTGCGACGCGACGGGATCGGTACTGTTCAGCAAGCAACTCGCACCAACCGCCGGATAG